In the genome of Pseudomonadota bacterium, one region contains:
- a CDS encoding Rrf2 family transcriptional regulator encodes MRLSTKGRYAVTAMMDLAVHHGEGAVTLADISETQGISLSYLEQLFARLRKQGLVEGIRGPGGGYQLSRPPEDISVAEIIDAIGEGIDVTLCGGRTDCQDGERCLTHELWHQLGDRIHEFLASVTLASFLQREAVSRVVRRQRGRQEVELARLRKTVA; translated from the coding sequence ATGCGACTATCGACCAAAGGACGTTATGCCGTAACCGCCATGATGGATCTCGCCGTCCATCACGGGGAGGGTGCGGTAACCCTGGCGGATATCTCCGAAACCCAGGGCATATCGCTGTCCTATCTGGAACAGCTGTTTGCCCGCCTGCGCAAGCAGGGGCTGGTGGAGGGCATCCGCGGACCGGGCGGCGGCTACCAGCTGTCGCGCCCGCCGGAGGACATCTCGGTGGCGGAAATCATAGACGCCATCGGCGAGGGCATCGATGTCACCCTGTGCGGCGGACGTACCGACTGCCAGGACGGCGAACGCTGCCTGACGCACGAACTCTGGCATCAGCTCGGCGACAGGATCCACGAGTTTCTCGCCAGCGTCACGCTGGCCAGTTTCCTGCAGCGCGAGGCGGTGAGCCGGGTCGTGCGCCGCCAGCGCGGACGCCAGGAGGTCGAGCTGGCGCGCCTGCGCAAGACCGTGGCATGA
- a CDS encoding DUF1249 domain-containing protein: MYCTLRHFEHHGIPAKNFAGLMEIYECNYIRIRNLVPDIDDLPDYTISRVDGVLDLHLRVIERCRFTTTFRLTYWFTDRDGRFPAPDMQVRMYHDAQVAEVISCGRRRGRRHALYHRMYHSYSLVEKWRMNRFLQKWLGYCLMQGHRFIPGRVVVAAGDLHDAGMDALLGVES, encoded by the coding sequence ATGTACTGCACGTTGCGACATTTCGAGCACCATGGCATCCCGGCCAAGAACTTCGCCGGGCTCATGGAAATCTATGAGTGCAACTACATCCGCATACGCAACCTGGTGCCGGACATCGACGACCTGCCGGACTACACCATCTCCCGGGTCGACGGTGTGCTCGACCTGCACCTGCGCGTCATCGAGCGCTGCCGTTTCACCACCACCTTCCGCCTGACCTACTGGTTCACCGACCGGGACGGCCGCTTTCCCGCGCCGGACATGCAGGTCAGGATGTACCACGACGCCCAGGTGGCGGAGGTGATCTCCTGCGGCCGCCGCCGCGGCCGGCGCCACGCGCTGTACCATCGCATGTATCACAGCTACTCGCTGGTCGAGAAGTGGCGCATGAACCGGTTCCTGCAGAAATGGCTGGGTTATTGCCTGATGCAGGGGCATCGCTTCATTCCCGGGCGGGTCGTGGTAGCGGCCGGCGACCTGCACGACGCGGGGATGGACGCCCTGCTCGGCGTCGAATCCTGA
- a CDS encoding FAD-linked oxidase C-terminal domain-containing protein — MPEDIVTQLRTRLPAHCVLHREEDLRPYECDALSAYRRLPLAVVIPETLAQVRTTLALCSAQRVPVVARGAGTGLSGGAMPLGDGILLSMARFNRILAIDTANRTARVQPGVTNLSISKAAAPYGLYYAPDPSSQIACSIGGNVAENAGGVHCLKYGLTTHNILALQVITIDGATLEIGGSALDSPGYDLLALMTGSEGLLGVITEVTVRLLPQPRAAQVVMAAFDTVEAAAAAVTATIASGIVPAGLELLDNPAIRAVARFIDTGYPPDAGAILLCEVDGEAEDVSEQIDRASRVFRDAGCTSLAVSRDEAERQRFWAGRKAAFPAMGRLSPDYYCMDGTIPRRHLAEVLNGIGALSREYGLQICNVFHAGDGNLHPLILYDANQPGELERTEELGGRILELCVAVGGTITGEHGVGLEKINQMCVQFNSPELAQFHAVKAAFDPDGLLNPGKAIPTLHRCAEFGAMHVHHGQLPHPELERF, encoded by the coding sequence ATGCCTGAAGATATCGTTACCCAGCTGCGCACGCGGCTGCCGGCGCACTGCGTGCTGCACCGGGAAGAAGACCTGCGCCCCTACGAGTGCGACGCCCTGTCCGCCTACCGGCGGCTGCCGCTGGCCGTGGTCATCCCGGAGACGCTGGCACAGGTGCGCACGACGCTGGCGCTGTGCAGCGCGCAACGCGTGCCGGTGGTGGCGCGCGGCGCCGGCACCGGGCTGTCGGGCGGCGCCATGCCGCTCGGCGACGGCATCCTGCTCAGTATGGCGCGTTTCAACCGCATCCTCGCCATCGACACCGCCAACCGCACTGCGCGCGTGCAGCCCGGCGTGACCAACCTGTCGATCTCGAAGGCCGCCGCGCCTTACGGGCTGTACTACGCGCCCGACCCCTCCTCGCAGATCGCCTGCTCGATCGGCGGCAACGTCGCGGAGAACGCCGGCGGCGTGCACTGTTTGAAATACGGTCTCACGACGCACAACATCCTGGCATTGCAGGTCATCACCATCGATGGCGCAACGCTCGAGATCGGCGGCTCGGCGCTGGACAGCCCCGGCTACGACCTGCTCGCGCTGATGACCGGTTCGGAAGGACTGCTCGGCGTGATCACCGAGGTGACGGTCAGGCTGCTGCCGCAGCCGCGCGCCGCGCAGGTGGTGATGGCGGCATTCGACACCGTCGAGGCCGCCGCCGCCGCGGTCACCGCGACCATCGCCAGCGGCATCGTGCCGGCCGGGCTGGAGCTGCTGGACAATCCCGCCATCAGGGCGGTCGCGCGTTTCATCGACACCGGCTATCCGCCCGATGCCGGCGCCATCCTGCTGTGCGAGGTGGACGGCGAGGCGGAGGACGTCAGCGAGCAGATCGATCGCGCCAGCCGGGTGTTCCGCGACGCCGGCTGCACCTCGCTCGCGGTATCGCGTGATGAAGCCGAGCGCCAGCGCTTCTGGGCCGGGCGCAAGGCGGCCTTCCCGGCCATGGGCCGGCTCTCGCCCGATTACTACTGCATGGACGGCACCATCCCGCGCCGGCATCTGGCCGAGGTGCTGAACGGCATCGGCGCGCTGTCGCGCGAATACGGCCTGCAGATCTGCAACGTGTTCCACGCCGGCGACGGCAACCTGCACCCGCTGATCCTGTACGATGCCAACCAGCCCGGGGAGCTGGAACGCACCGAGGAACTGGGCGGCAGGATCCTGGAGCTGTGCGTCGCCGTCGGCGGCACCATTACCGGCGAGCACGGCGTCGGGCTGGAGAAGATCAACCAGATGTGCGTCCAGTTCAACAGTCCCGAGCTGGCACAGTTTCATGCCGTCAAAGCCGCGTTCGACCCGGACGGCCTGCTCAATCCCGGCAAGGCCATACCGACCCTGCACCGCTGCGCGGAGTTCGGCGCCATGCACGTCCATCACGGACAGCTGCCGCATCCCGAGCTGGAACGGTTCTGA
- the glcE gene encoding glycolate oxidase subunit GlcE yields MTDASAIQEQIRAAAETGTAHVIRGGGSKPLLGRAVAGEPLDIAGYRGIIDYAPAELVVSARAGTPLADVEATLADQGQMLAFEPPHLGSGATLGGTIACGLSGPRRPYTGAARDFVLGVNCVNGKGDYLRFGGRVMKNVAGYDLSRLLTGSHGTLAVLLDIHLKVLPRPETELTLLQPCTAADAIERCNRWAGQPLPLSGACHFDHQLLLRLSGYARGVEAAAHRLGGERLDDSSRFWEHLREQRLPFFDNARPLWRVAVAPATPPLAIAGEWLMDWGGAQRWLLTDAPAASVQAAARAAGGHATLWRGGTDAEWLQPLPPALLALQRRLKQAFDPAGILNPGRLYHAL; encoded by the coding sequence ATGACGGACGCCAGCGCCATCCAGGAACAGATCCGCGCCGCCGCGGAAACCGGCACCGCGCACGTCATCCGCGGCGGCGGCAGCAAGCCGCTGCTCGGCCGTGCCGTCGCCGGCGAGCCGCTGGACATCGCCGGCTACCGCGGCATCATCGACTATGCGCCCGCGGAACTGGTCGTCTCCGCGCGCGCCGGCACGCCGCTGGCGGACGTCGAGGCCACGCTCGCGGACCAGGGCCAGATGCTCGCCTTCGAACCGCCCCACCTCGGCAGCGGTGCGACGCTCGGCGGCACCATCGCCTGCGGCCTGTCCGGACCGCGGCGCCCGTACACGGGCGCCGCGCGCGACTTCGTGCTGGGTGTGAACTGCGTGAACGGCAAGGGTGACTACCTGCGCTTCGGCGGCCGGGTCATGAAGAACGTCGCCGGCTACGACCTCTCACGCCTGCTGACCGGTTCGCACGGCACCCTGGCGGTACTGCTCGACATCCATCTCAAGGTGCTGCCGCGGCCGGAAACGGAGCTCACCCTGCTGCAGCCGTGCACGGCCGCGGATGCGATCGAACGCTGCAACCGCTGGGCGGGACAGCCGCTGCCGCTGAGCGGCGCCTGCCACTTCGACCATCAGCTGCTGTTGCGGCTGTCCGGCTATGCCCGTGGCGTGGAGGCCGCGGCGCACCGGCTCGGCGGCGAACGGCTCGACGACAGCAGCCGCTTCTGGGAGCACCTGCGTGAGCAGCGCCTGCCGTTCTTCGACAATGCCCGGCCATTGTGGCGCGTGGCGGTGGCGCCGGCCACGCCGCCGCTGGCGATCGCGGGCGAATGGCTCATGGACTGGGGCGGTGCGCAGCGCTGGCTGCTCACCGACGCACCGGCCGCGTCGGTGCAGGCCGCGGCACGGGCAGCCGGCGGCCACGCGACCCTGTGGCGCGGCGGCACGGACGCGGAATGGCTGCAGCCGCTGCCACCTGCACTGCTGGCACTGCAGCGGCGGCTGAAGCAGGCCTTCGACCCGGCCGGCATCCTCAACCCGGGCCGCCTGTACCACGCCCTCTGA
- a CDS encoding sulfurtransferase — MTAPVLPLLVEPDALEQSLGTENLLVVDLSKAETYARLHIPGAVHLDYPQIIAARRPVMGLLPDDTALERLFSAIGIDNDTHVVAYDDEGGGRASRLLWTLAAAGHARYSLLNGGLHSWANEGHPLDAQRVTPVAKSFTVRRDPDPVATREHIRAHLGDSAVCLLDVRTPEEFSGVKRFAEHGGHIPGAVNMDWTLAIDSARNLRFKPDAELRALLSGIGATPEREVITYCQTHHRSAHTWLVLKYLGYPHARGYPGSWSDWGNDPAMPVE, encoded by the coding sequence ATGACTGCCCCCGTACTGCCCCTCCTGGTCGAACCCGACGCGCTGGAGCAATCATTGGGTACCGAGAATCTCCTCGTTGTCGACCTGAGCAAGGCCGAGACCTACGCCCGGCTCCATATCCCGGGTGCCGTACACCTCGACTACCCGCAGATCATCGCCGCGCGCCGGCCGGTGATGGGACTGCTGCCGGATGACACGGCCCTGGAGCGGCTGTTCTCCGCCATCGGCATCGACAACGACACCCACGTCGTGGCCTACGACGACGAGGGCGGCGGGCGTGCCAGCCGCCTGCTGTGGACGCTGGCCGCGGCCGGCCACGCGCGCTACTCGCTGCTCAACGGCGGCCTGCACTCCTGGGCCAACGAGGGCCATCCGCTCGATGCGCAACGCGTCACGCCGGTGGCGAAATCCTTCACGGTACGGCGCGATCCCGACCCGGTCGCCACGCGCGAGCACATCCGCGCGCATCTCGGCGACAGCGCGGTTTGCCTGCTGGACGTGCGCACGCCGGAGGAGTTCAGCGGCGTGAAGCGTTTCGCCGAGCATGGCGGACACATCCCCGGCGCCGTCAACATGGACTGGACTCTGGCCATCGACAGCGCACGCAACCTGCGGTTCAAGCCGGACGCGGAACTGCGCGCGCTGCTGTCAGGCATCGGCGCGACCCCGGAGCGCGAGGTCATCACCTATTGCCAGACCCATCACCGTTCGGCGCATACCTGGCTGGTACTGAAATACCTCGGCTACCCGCACGCGCGGGGCTACCCGGGTTCATGGTCGGACTGGGGCAACGACCCCGCCATGCCGGTGGAGTAA
- the orn gene encoding oligoribonuclease, producing the protein MAQDANNLIWIDLEMTGLDTTSDRIIEIATIITDSQLTIIAEGPVLAIHQPDAVLAAMDEWNTRQHGLSGLTERVRTSTLDELVAEQQTLAFLSEHVPPNTSPMCGNSICQDRRFLARCMPELERYFHYRNLDVSTIKELALRWSPNIAKGFKKESSHLALDDTRDSIRELKYYREYLFK; encoded by the coding sequence ATGGCGCAAGATGCGAACAACCTGATCTGGATCGATCTGGAAATGACCGGCCTGGATACCACCAGCGACCGGATCATCGAGATCGCCACCATCATCACCGACAGCCAGCTCACCATCATCGCCGAAGGTCCGGTACTGGCGATCCACCAGCCGGATGCGGTGCTGGCGGCCATGGACGAATGGAACACGCGCCAGCACGGCCTGTCCGGCCTGACCGAGCGCGTGCGCACCAGCACCCTGGACGAGCTGGTGGCCGAGCAGCAGACCCTCGCGTTCCTGTCCGAACACGTGCCGCCGAACACCTCGCCCATGTGCGGCAACAGCATCTGCCAGGACCGGCGCTTCCTCGCGCGCTGCATGCCGGAGCTGGAGCGCTATTTCCACTACCGCAACCTCGATGTCAGTACCATCAAGGAACTGGCGCTGCGCTGGTCGCCGAACATCGCCAAGGGTTTCAAGAAGGAAAGCTCGCACCTGGCGCTGGACGACACGCGCGATTCCATCCGCGAGCTGAAGTACTACCGGGAATATCTGTTCAAGTAG